In the Rhodothermales bacterium genome, one interval contains:
- a CDS encoding JAB domain-containing protein, which translates to MATPQQQRSARAEAEEGYRWQLFHHVPLYTTRLVREGEFTFPNREQVTTPADVAAVLREYFRDRDREEFLVCLLDTANTLIGLHVASVGGLSASIVEPRQVFKTAILANAAAIIVAHQHPSGNPEPSREDVKVTKQLVEAGKLMGIPIHDHIICHDCGFTSLAERGLL; encoded by the coding sequence ATGGCAACGCCCCAGCAGCAACGGAGTGCCCGAGCCGAGGCGGAGGAAGGATACCGCTGGCAGCTCTTCCACCACGTCCCCCTCTACACGACGCGGCTCGTGCGTGAGGGCGAGTTCACCTTCCCCAACCGCGAGCAGGTCACGACACCGGCAGACGTGGCGGCCGTGCTCCGCGAATATTTCCGCGACCGGGACCGCGAGGAGTTCCTCGTCTGCCTGCTCGACACGGCGAACACCCTCATCGGCCTGCACGTCGCCTCCGTCGGGGGCCTCTCCGCTTCCATCGTCGAGCCCCGCCAGGTGTTCAAAACCGCGATCCTCGCCAACGCCGCCGCCATCATCGTCGCGCACCAGCACCCCAGCGGCAACCCCGAGCCGAGCCGGGAGGACGTGAAGGTGACGAAGCAGCTCGTCGAGGCCGGGAAGCTCATGGGCATCCCCATCCACGACCACATCATCTGCCACGACTGCGGGTTCACGAGCCTCGCCGAGCGCGGACTGCTCTGA
- a CDS encoding ParA family protein, producing MKVLAVSNQKGGTAKTTTTVCLAAALSERGRRVLVVDLDAQANATRWLGADTDAGDVLDVLTGEATLSDVVRSVADGIDLVPSSAYMVGAEKALAADPAPQFILKGALEKLTNGAGSAYDFCLIDCPGALGTVTVNALTAAGGVLIPVPAQTLSLEGLAQLVQTVRTVRERLNPELEIAGILACRVDGRTRLAGEVIDALEAQFPEQVLRTHIRENVRVAEAPSFKQPITSYDSGSRGAEDFRRLADEIIERTT from the coding sequence ATGAAGGTCCTGGCAGTTTCGAACCAGAAAGGTGGCACGGCGAAGACGACCACGACCGTGTGCCTCGCGGCAGCGCTCAGCGAGCGCGGTAGGCGCGTGCTCGTCGTGGATCTCGACGCCCAGGCCAACGCTACGCGGTGGCTCGGGGCCGACACGGACGCGGGCGACGTGCTCGACGTGCTGACGGGCGAGGCCACCCTCTCCGACGTCGTCCGGTCCGTAGCGGACGGGATCGACCTCGTCCCCTCGTCCGCTTACATGGTGGGGGCCGAGAAGGCGTTGGCTGCCGACCCCGCCCCACAGTTCATCCTGAAGGGGGCGCTGGAGAAGCTGACGAACGGTGCGGGCTCGGCCTACGACTTCTGCCTGATCGACTGCCCCGGGGCGCTCGGCACCGTCACGGTGAACGCGCTGACGGCAGCAGGCGGCGTGCTCATCCCCGTACCGGCCCAGACGCTCTCGCTGGAGGGGTTGGCGCAACTCGTCCAGACCGTCCGGACGGTCCGTGAGCGATTGAATCCGGAACTGGAAATTGCTGGTATACTGGCTTGCCGGGTAGACGGTAGAACGCGGCTCGCTGGGGAGGTCATCGACGCGCTGGAGGCGCAGTTCCCAGAGCAGGTGCTCAGAACCCACATCCGCGAGAACGTGCGCGTGGCCGAGGCCCCCAGCTTCAAGCAGCCCATCACGAGCTACGACTCGGGGAGTAGGGGGGCGGAGGATTTTCGCCGGCTCGCAGATGAGATCATCGAGCGTACTACTTGA
- a CDS encoding UPF0175 family protein has translation MSNLVLNIPEDVVSALRLPPAQVERELRTELALALYARQILPLGKARRLAAMTRRDFEELLGERQVPRAYTEDDLDEDLAYGLGKSGTGRGDGEGGA, from the coding sequence ATGAGTAACCTCGTTCTGAACATACCCGAAGACGTCGTATCCGCCCTCCGGCTCCCGCCGGCGCAGGTCGAGCGGGAGCTCCGCACGGAGCTGGCCCTCGCGCTCTACGCCCGTCAGATCCTCCCCCTCGGGAAGGCCCGCCGGCTCGCGGCGATGACCAGGCGGGACTTCGAGGAGCTCCTCGGCGAACGCCAGGTGCCGCGGGCGTACACCGAGGACGACCTCGACGAGGACCTCGCATACGGTCTTGGTAAATCAGGGACCGGGCGGGGTGATGGAGAAGGGGGAGCCTGA
- a CDS encoding DUF3368 domain-containing protein: protein MPSSDAGALDAPTHSPVVSDTSPLVHLSRVGLFSLLETFYGRLLIPPAVWREAVEEGRGRVGEAEVRAAAGWIDIRTPTDTPFLRLLKQELDDGEAEGIALASEVGADLIVVDEAPARKSARAAGLRVTGTLGILIRAKSEGYLDALRPVLDRLRLESFRISDVLYIRVLKGVGEEP, encoded by the coding sequence ATGCCGAGCTCGGATGCCGGAGCCCTCGATGCCCCCACCCATAGCCCCGTCGTCAGCGACACCTCTCCGCTCGTCCATCTCTCTCGGGTCGGGCTCTTCTCCCTCTTAGAGACGTTCTACGGCCGGCTCTTAATCCCGCCCGCTGTCTGGCGTGAGGCCGTGGAGGAGGGGAGAGGGCGCGTCGGAGAAGCCGAAGTAAGGGCGGCTGCGGGATGGATCGACATCCGCACCCCGACCGACACCCCGTTCCTTCGTCTCCTCAAGCAGGAGCTCGACGATGGGGAAGCCGAAGGGATCGCGCTCGCCTCGGAGGTCGGAGCTGACCTGATCGTAGTGGATGAGGCCCCTGCTCGGAAGAGTGCTCGGGCGGCAGGGCTCCGCGTCACGGGCACGCTCGGCATCCTCATCCGAGCTAAGAGTGAAGGGTACCTCGACGCGCTTCGGCCGGTGCTCGACCGGCTCCGCCTGGAGTCGTTCAGGATCAGCGATGTGTTGTATATACGGGTCCTCAAAGGGGTAGGGGAAGAGCCATAA
- a CDS encoding XRE family transcriptional regulator, with the protein MLEGTGDSPQFALDHLDPERIRRARERQGLTGKALAEKVGVTPSAVSQFEAGVVRPDLDTLVRLALALGVPTLYFARRERGLGRYAISFDACHFRARRSVSQRTRRASLRMGEDVLDLVNVLEVEGVAFPEERVSSFVAERAPVREGDFAAVEEAASALRKHWGLGFGPIPNVVRLLESKGVLVVPLSSAHEDVDAYSTWATGRPCVMLALSKSASRARFDAGHELGHLVLHDDTHPPGLKATEDQANRFAGAFLAPQEAFYAECPRQWSLAAFLRLKKRWRMSVAALVRRAFDLGRLSQSSYRRAFQQLSAMGYRKGEPGEWEHERPQMLTQALTLLEGEVDLRTLSRALSLNPSSLRDTLRASVAPELIERLSPAPDEARPPIQLVELRKRG; encoded by the coding sequence ATGCTTGAGGGGACCGGGGACTCGCCCCAGTTCGCGCTCGACCACCTCGACCCGGAACGGATCCGCAGGGCGCGGGAGCGTCAGGGCCTCACGGGGAAAGCGCTTGCCGAGAAGGTGGGGGTCACGCCCAGCGCCGTCTCACAGTTCGAAGCCGGAGTCGTGCGGCCCGATCTCGACACGCTCGTCCGGCTCGCCCTCGCGCTAGGCGTGCCTACCCTGTACTTCGCTCGTCGTGAGCGCGGGCTCGGACGCTACGCGATCTCGTTCGACGCCTGCCACTTCCGCGCGAGGCGGAGCGTGTCGCAGCGGACGCGCCGCGCGAGCCTCCGCATGGGGGAGGACGTGCTCGACCTCGTCAACGTCCTAGAAGTGGAGGGGGTCGCTTTCCCCGAAGAGCGAGTCTCGTCGTTCGTCGCGGAGCGGGCGCCCGTACGCGAGGGGGACTTCGCCGCCGTCGAGGAGGCGGCCTCGGCCCTCCGGAAGCACTGGGGACTCGGGTTCGGCCCAATCCCAAACGTCGTCCGTCTCTTAGAGAGCAAGGGGGTCCTCGTCGTTCCGCTCTCGTCGGCGCACGAGGACGTCGACGCCTACAGCACGTGGGCGACGGGGCGGCCGTGCGTGATGCTCGCCCTAAGCAAGAGCGCGAGCAGGGCCCGGTTCGACGCGGGCCACGAGCTCGGCCACCTCGTGCTCCACGACGACACCCACCCGCCGGGGTTGAAGGCGACGGAGGACCAAGCGAACCGGTTCGCGGGGGCGTTCCTCGCTCCGCAGGAGGCGTTCTATGCCGAGTGCCCGCGGCAGTGGAGCCTCGCGGCGTTCCTCCGCTTGAAGAAGCGGTGGCGGATGTCGGTGGCCGCGCTCGTGCGCCGGGCGTTCGACCTCGGCCGGCTCTCGCAGTCGAGCTACCGCCGGGCGTTCCAGCAGCTCTCCGCGATGGGGTACCGGAAAGGGGAGCCGGGGGAGTGGGAGCACGAGCGGCCGCAGATGCTCACGCAGGCGCTCACCCTCCTCGAGGGCGAAGTCGACCTCCGGACGCTGTCGCGAGCGCTCTCGCTCAACCCGTCGTCGCTGAGAGACACCCTGAGAGCGAGCGTGGCCCCGGAGTTGATCGAACGGCTCTCCCCGGCCCCTGACGAGGCCCGCCCCCCGATTCAACTCGTCGAACTGCGCAAGAGGGGGTAG
- a CDS encoding recombinase family protein, protein MLIGYARVSTADQRLDLQTDALEAAGCERLFTDEASGAKADRPGLREALDFARAGDALVVWRLDRFGRSLKDLVERVETLRERGVGFRSLQEGIDTTSPSGKLVFHVFASLAEFERELIRERTMAGLASARARGRKGGRPPKMDARKVELASKLMRDPDVSVQEVCDAVGVAPATLYRYVAPDGGVRKMP, encoded by the coding sequence ATGCTCATCGGCTACGCCCGCGTCTCCACGGCCGACCAGCGCCTCGACCTCCAGACGGATGCCCTCGAAGCTGCCGGTTGCGAGCGCCTCTTCACCGACGAAGCCTCCGGCGCGAAGGCCGACCGCCCAGGGCTCCGCGAGGCGCTCGACTTCGCCCGCGCGGGTGACGCTCTCGTTGTCTGGCGGCTCGACCGGTTCGGCCGCTCGCTCAAAGACCTCGTCGAGCGCGTGGAGACGCTGAGGGAACGCGGCGTGGGCTTCCGCTCGCTCCAAGAGGGGATCGACACGACCTCCCCCTCGGGCAAGCTCGTCTTCCACGTCTTCGCCTCCCTCGCCGAGTTCGAGCGCGAGCTCATCCGCGAGCGGACGATGGCCGGTCTCGCGAGCGCCCGCGCTCGGGGCCGGAAGGGTGGCCGCCCGCCGAAGATGGACGCGCGGAAGGTGGAGCTGGCCTCGAAGCTGATGCGGGACCCCGACGTTTCCGTGCAGGAGGTGTGCGACGCGGTGGGGGTCGCCCCGGCGACGCTCTACCGCTACGTCGCCCCCGACGGCGGCGTGAGGAAGATGCCCTAA
- a CDS encoding IS3 family transposase (programmed frameshift), which produces MSTSNRYSPEVRERAVRLVFDHEHDHPSQWATIRSVAEKIGCTAETLRSWVRQAERDSGRRAGLSTDERARLKELERENRELRRANEILRKASALFRPGGARPPTQTMTAFIDEYREAYGVEPICAVLPIAPSTYYAYKAREADPALRSARAQSDERLRVEIQRVWDENRHVYGAKKVWRQLGREGVTVARCTVARLMREMGLRGAVRGRRVRTTVPADLAERPLDLVERDFTAERPNQLWVSDLTYVATWRGFVYVAFVIDVFSRRIVGWRVSNSLKSELALDALEQAIWEREATTGARLVHHSDRGGQYLSIRYTERLAEAGIEPSVGSRGDSYDNALAESVIGLFKTEVIRQRGPWRSLEDVEFAVLEWVWWFNHRRLLEPLGYLPPAEYEEAFYSRREAQALDAILN; this is translated from the exons ATGAGCACATCCAACAGGTACTCCCCCGAGGTCCGAGAGCGGGCCGTCCGCCTCGTGTTCGATCACGAGCACGACCACCCCTCCCAGTGGGCCACCATCCGCTCGGTCGCCGAGAAGATCGGCTGCACGGCCGAGACGCTCCGCAGCTGGGTCCGACAAGCCGAGCGTGATAGCGGGCGCCGAGCTGGTCTCTCCACCGACGAGCGCGCACGCCTCAAAGAGCTCGAGCGCGAGAACCGCGAGCTCCGCCGGGCCAACGAGATCCTCCGCAAGGCCTCGGCCT TATTTCGCCCAGGCGGAGCTCGACCGCCGACCCAGACGATGACGGCCTTCATCGACGAGTACCGCGAGGCCTACGGAGTCGAGCCGATCTGCGCGGTACTGCCGATCGCTCCGTCGACCTACTACGCCTACAAAGCCCGGGAGGCCGATCCCGCCCTGCGCTCGGCCCGCGCTCAGAGCGACGAGCGACTCCGGGTCGAGATCCAGCGGGTGTGGGACGAGAACCGCCACGTGTATGGGGCCAAGAAGGTCTGGCGGCAACTGGGTCGCGAGGGGGTCACCGTGGCCCGGTGCACGGTCGCCCGGCTGATGCGCGAGATGGGGCTTCGCGGAGCCGTCCGGGGACGACGCGTCCGGACGACGGTGCCCGCCGACCTCGCCGAGCGCCCGCTCGACCTGGTGGAGCGGGACTTCACCGCCGAGCGGCCCAATCAGCTTTGGGTCTCGGACCTCACCTACGTCGCGACGTGGCGCGGCTTCGTCTACGTCGCCTTCGTGATCGACGTCTTCTCCCGCCGGATCGTCGGCTGGCGCGTGTCGAACTCGCTCAAGAGCGAGCTCGCGCTCGACGCGCTCGAACAGGCGATCTGGGAGCGAGAGGCGACGACGGGGGCCCGGCTGGTGCACCATAGCGACCGCGGCGGGCAATACCTCTCTATCCGGTACACCGAGCGCCTCGCGGAGGCGGGCATCGAGCCGTCGGTGGGCAGCAGGGGAGATTCCTACGATAATGCCCTGGCGGAGTCGGTGATCGGGCTCTTCAAGACCGAGGTGATCCGGCAGCGGGGCCCCTGGCGCTCCTTGGAGGACGTGGAGTTCGCCGTCCTCGAATGGGTGTGGTGGTTCAACCACCGCCGCCTCCTCGAACCGCTCGGCTATCTTCCCCCAGCCGAGTACGAGGAGGCTTTCTACAGCCGCCGAGAGGCACAAGCCCTCGACGCGATACTCAACTAA